AGGGTAACATAATGAATCTGTTTAAGTTTGTTAGCAGAGGTTATCGGAAAGAAAAAGCCATAGCGTAGAGGTAAAACAGCTAATAAACCGAAAGAAGAAACTTATAAAAATTATTCAACAGAGCAGGGACACCCCGAATAATCGGGAGTCCCTCGTAGGGGGGCCGTGGAACGATTTTCTTGAATATGGAAGATAAACCGTTAGAGCAGGATGAACACCGTAATTTCAAGCGCTACAGTATCGACGGGCTGGCCGTCCGCTCGGAAGAAAAGCACGTCCTGGGGCTTTTTAAGACCACCCCTAAAAAGCATATGGTACTGGATATTTCCAAAGGCGGAATACATTTTATCAGCCGGGAGAAATTCAAGATGGCCCAGGAGTTCTCCCTGGAAATTACCGGTAAACTGTTAAAGGACGCCCCTATCAAGGCGCAAGGCAAAATCATCCGCATAAAAGAGTTTCCCGGAATGACCGCTTTCGCAATCGGCGCGGAATTTACCGCAATGGACGACGAAAACAAAGAACGGTTGAAAATGCTGATTAAAAGCGCCGCCAAAGCCAAGGGCGAGATTTCCTCATATATCGATATCAACGCTACGCAAAAGTAAAAGTTCAATTGTTCATCAGTTCAACAGCTCAATAGTTCATGAGTTTTTATTGCCATAGATACCATATTATTTTAAAATGGCAGCCATGGAATTTATTTCCTTTGACCTTGAAACCACCGGTTTATACCCGATAAGGGACAGGATTATCGAAATCGGCGCGGTGAGATTTAGTGGCAATAAAATATTAGGCAAGCTTGAAACATTTGTCAACCCGGGAATGCCCATCCCTCCCGAACTCACCGCCAATGTCCACGGGATTACGGACGAGATGGTCGCCAACGCGCCGGGGGAACGCGACGCGGTGGAAAATTTCCTCAAATTCATCGGCACGACACCACTGATTGCCCATAATATCACTTTTGATATCGGATTCGTCTCCGCGGTCGTCTGCCAGCATAAGATAAAAACCCCCAGGAATATCCTGATAGATTCCTGCGAACTTTCCCGGAGTTATATCAAGGGAGTTGCTAATCATAAACTGTCCACGCTTGCCGAGTATCTGCAAATCAAGGAGCCGACCGCGCACCGGGCGATGGCGGATTCCTTGGTCGTGATGAGATTGTTTCTGGCGTGCCTGAAACAGATGCCGCCGGACATCACGCCCGAAGGCATTGCCCAGCATATCGGACAGCTTATCAGTTTCGGGGATTATATCTTCGGCGATGTGGAACTTTTCCCGGAGCAGCAGGTCTTGGACGAAGCAGCCAAAGGTAACCTTGATGTCGAAATAGAATACAAAAACAACAACGGCGACCTTTCCCGCAGGTGGCTGAGCCCCTACACCCTCTTTACATTTAAAGGCCGGCCCTACCTGGTCGCTTACTGCCACCAGTCCGCGGAGATGCGCCAATTTCGGATAGACCGGATAGTGAATGTCTACGGCAAGCGCCCGACGAGACAGGGAAGATAACAACTCAAAATCCCGACTTTGTCGGGACGTCTCCTTGCTCCGCAGGGGCTTTCACGAGACTTTAAAGAGACTATGGTTTTAGTTACAAGTCTCTTATAAGTCCCTGTTAAAATGTATTCTCTGTTTTATTTTTATGGTTTTAGTTGCTAGCGAATCGGTAATTTGATTTTATTATACCTATCAATCAAAAAAGCAAATACCGAAAGGATGGGGAACCCACATGATGCATATAGATTTCAAGAACATTAAATCAAATATCGTCGGCCCCAACAACGGCTTGAGCGACAGCGAGCTTAACGCCTACATCAATGGCTACCAGCACATCATCCGCGATAACGAAATAGAGCAAAGAAACGGGAAGCTCAAGTTTCTGGACCTGCCGAAACAGAACGTTTCTGAAATAGAAAAACTCGCCAAGAAGTATGCCGGCAAATTCGAGAATTTCGTGGTCTTGGGGATAGGCGGCTCGGCATTAGGGGCGCGGGCGCTGCAGACGGCTTTGTGCCCTCCGTTTTACAACCTGCTTTCCGCCAAATCCAGGGGAAACAGGCCGCGCCTCTTTATCCTTGATAACGTCGACCCGGACGAGACAAACGCGTTGCTCAAACTGCTTGACCTCAAAAAGACATTGTTCAACGTAATAAGCAAATCCGGCAAGACCCCGGAAACGACCGCCGGATTCCTGTTGGCGCTGGATATCTTAAAGAAGGCATTCGGGAAGAAATACCGCGAGCACCTGATTATCACCACGGACAAGGATAAAGGCATTTTAAGAAAGTTTGCCAACGATGAAAATATAATCTCATTTGAAGTGCCGAACGGGGTGGAAGGCCGGTATTCCGTACTTTCCGCGGTCGGCCTGGTGCCGGCTGCATTCGTCGGAATTAATATTTCCAAACTCCTTAAGGGCGCGCGCAATATGGCCGAGGCCTGCCGCAAGACATCCCCGCAAGGCAACCAGGCATACCTGACCGCGTTGGTTAATTGGCTCATGGACACCAAAAAGGGCAAGAACATGCTTGTCATGATGCCTTATTCGTATGCCCTTAAGGATATTGCGGATTGGTTCAGGCAGCTCTGGGCAGAAAGCCTGGGGAAGAAAGTGGATTTGCAGGGCAAAAACGTATTTACCGGGCCAACCCCGATTAACGCCCTAGGTGTGACCGACCAGCATTCCCAGATTCAGCTTTATAACGAAGGTCCCAATAATAAACTGGTGGTATTCCTGGAAGTGGAAAAATTCCGCTCCACCGTAAAGATACCGAAGATATTCAAAGACCCTGATATGGATTTCATCCAGGGAAAAAGCTTTAACAAGCTGATAAATGCGGAAAAGAAAGGCACGGAAATAGCCCTGACCGAAAGCAAGCGTCCGAATTACACAATCAAACTGCCGAACGTTTCGGAGGAGACCGTCGGCGGGCTTATTTATTTCTGGGAACTGGTCACAGCCTATTCCGGCAAGTTATATAATGTAAACGCCTTTAACCAGCCGGGCGTGGAAGCCGGCAAAATCGCGACAAGAGAATTATTAACTAGGAAATAGAAAAGGATTTGTTTTATGTTACTGCCTCCGTTTAAGATTAAAAGCGTTGAGCCCATCTCAACCACCACCCGAGAACACCGGATAAAGAAAATAAAAGCCATCGGCTACAATCCCTTCCTCCTGCCGGCGCAGGATGTCGTCATAGACCTCCTGACCGATAGTGGCACGGGCGCCATGTCCGACCGCCAGTGGGCAGGCATTATGGCCGGGGACGAAAGCTATGCCGGAAGCGTTAATTTCCAGCATATGGCCGCGGCGGTGAAAGATATCATGGGTTTCCCTTACACCCTGCCCACCCACCAGGGACGCGGGGCGGAAAAGGTGCTTGACCGCGCCATTGTCAGGAAAGGCCAGACTATCCCGGGCAATATGCATTTTGATACGACCAAGGCGCATATCGAGGATGCGGGCGGGAGGGCCGTGGATTGCACGATTGACGCTATTTATAATCCTTATTCAACCTATCCCTTTAAAGGCAATCTGGATTTGAAAAAGCTGGAGGCGGCAATAAAGCCCAATCCTGGCAACGTGGCTTATGTCCTGATAACGGTTACCTGCAATTCTGGAGGCGGACAGCCGGTATCGCTTAAGAATATCAGGGAAGTCGCGCAGATTGCCCGCAAATATAAATGTAAGCTCTTTATCGACGCGGCGCGCTTTGCCGAGAATGCCTATTTCATAAAACAGCGTGAACAGGGTCATCAAAATAAATCCATCGGGCAAATCGTGCGCGAAATGTTCTCCTATGCGGACGGCTGCACGATGAGCGCCAAGAAAGACGCCATTGTCAATATGGGCGGATTCATCGGGGTCAGGGATAAAGCGCTTTACCAGAAACTCGTTCCCCTGGGTGTCCTTCTGGAAGGATTCCCCACCTATGGAGGGATGAACGGGCGCGACATGGAAGCTTTGGCAATCGGCCTTTACGAAGGCACCGAGGAAGAATACCTGCGCTACAGGACAGGGCAGGTGGCGTATCTGGGAGGTGAAATGAAGAAAGCCGGAATTCCGGTTGTGGTGCCTTTCGGCGGGCATGCCATTTATATCGATGCCAAGAAATTCCTGCCGCATATTAAAAGGGAAAACTTCCCGGGCCATGCGTTAACCATCGAGCTTTATATCGAAGGCGGCATCCGGGCTGTGGAAATCGGCGCTCTTCTGGCCGGGCGCGACCCCGACACAAAGGAAAATATCTTTCCGGAACTGGAATTGGTTAGGTTAGCCATCCCGCGCCGTGTCTATATGAAAGAACACCTGGATTACGTTATCGAATGCGCTAAGAATATCTGGAAACGCCGTAAGAAGATTAAGGGCGTAACTTTTAAATTCGAATCGCCCATTATGAGGCATTTCCAGTCAACATTTAAACGATTATAGAAAGGGATTATCCGATGAACAGAAAAGTTGTAATCACACATGCCAAGCGGACCCCGATAGGCAAATTCCTGGGAATGTTTTCCGAAACCACGGCGGTTGATTTAGGCGTCTCCGTTACCAAATCGCTTTTCAAAGAATCCGGTCTTAAGCCGGACAAAGTGGACGAACTGATTTTCGGCAATGCCCGTCAGGCAGGCAACCGCCCTAATCCGGGCCGGCAGATTGCGTATTTTTCCGGGATGCCGCAAGAAAAACCCGGCTATACGGTCAATAAGGCCTGCGGCTCAAGCTTAAAATCAATCGTCCTGGCATACCAATCGATTACCTTGGGCGACGCGGATATCATCGTTGCCGGCGGGACGGAAAATATGACGATGGTCCCGTTTATGCTTCCCAAATTCCGCGCGGGATACAGGCTCGGCAATGACAAAGTGGTTGACGGGATGTACCACGACGGATTGCTTTGCCCGCTGTGCAATTTGGTGATGGGTGCAACTGCGGAAAACCTGGTTGTCCAATATAAAGTTTCCCGCGAGGAACAGGATAAATACGCCCTGGCTAGCCAGCATAAATGCGAGAAGGCCATCAAGGGAAACAGGTTCAAGGAAGAAATCGCCCCGGTAGAAATCAAGACAAAAAAAGGCACTATCCTGGCGGAAAAAGATGAAAACCCGCGCGAAGGGGCGACGCTCGAATCCCTTGCCAAGCTTAAACCGGTATTCAAGAAAGAAGAAGAAGGCGGAACGGTCCATCCGGGAAACGCCTGCGGGATAGCAGACAGCGCCGCGGCGGTTCTGGTCATGGCGGAAGATGTTGCCAATAAGCTTGGGTTTAAACCCATGGCTTATATCAATGGTTATGTCAGCGTGGGGGTTGACCCTGCGTATATGGGAATCGCGCCGGTTTCGGCTATCAAGAAACTGGAAGCCAAAACAGGCGAAAAGCTCAACGATTTTGACTTGATAGAATTGAACGAGGCCTTTGCCGCACAGGTAATCGCCGCGGACAGGGAACTCAAACTCCCGATGGACATAGTTAATGTAAACGGCGGTTCGATAGCGCTGGGACACCCCATCGGCGCGACCGGCTGCCGGTTTGTCGTGACATTACTCCATGAGATGCAGAAACGCAATGCCAAAAAAGGGTTGGCGACCCTTTGTATGAGCGGCGGCATGGGCATGGCAGTAAGTTTTACCCGTAAATAATATTCCGTTCTCAGACAAGCTAGATATTTCGCTTGACAAAAGCGTCTAGTTTCATTATATTACCGAATAGTGGGACTATGGGCAGTAACAGGAATTTATCATGATGTCAGGTTCAAGACTTTATTTATATTTATCGGTGCTTTTAACATTAGCCCTGTGTATCGGGGCTAAATGCGACTGGACCAAGGATAAAAAGGAAGATGCCGTCCAGCCAACCACCGGAAGCAGCGGTGAACCAGAGGACATAGATACCTGGCAAAACCAATCCATTGACTCCTCCGGCTCGGAAGGCGCTTTTCCTTCTATGGCCGTTGACCATAACGGCAAAATCCATATCAGCTATCTGGATAACACCAACAGCGACCTGAAATATGCCACTAATCTTTCCGGTACATGGTTCAGCACGACCATCGACTCCACCGGCAGCGTCGGCGCGTATTCATCGCTTGCCATAGACACTAATAATAACGCCCATGTTGCCTATTATGATGTCATCAACCGCGACCTTAAATATGCCACCAACCAAACTGGCGCCTGGGTACGCACCACGCTGGATTCCGCCGGCATGGTCGGCGCCTGGTGTTCGCTCGCACTGGACGGCAATAACAAAAGCCATATCAGTTATGCGGACGAAACCAACGGAGACCTGAAATACGCCACCAATATTTCCGGCACATGGGCAACCTATACGATAGATTCTCCCGGCGTGGTCGGGATAAAAACATCCATCGCCGTGGATGGAAACAACAAAGCCCACATCGCCTATTACGATGCCACTAATAAATCCGTGAAATACGCGACTAATTCAAGCGGAAACTGGCTGGCAAGCACCGTTGCTTCCGCATCAAACTCAACAATCTCCATCAAAGTAGGGACTAACAATAAAGCTTATATTGCTTACGATAACAGCCTCACCAAATCATTAAAATGCGCGACCAATGCCGAAGGGGAAAACTGGGTAATAACGACGATAGATGAAAACGCGGCGATTCCATCCCTTACCATTGATTCCCAAAACAAGCTTTATGTAAGTTATTATGATTTAACCAATAACTGCCTTAAGTATGCAACAAATGCCGGGGGTGGCGGCTGGGTTGTTTCAACCATCGACAGCAACTATCACGCAGGGGAGTTTTCATCAATCGGGATTGGCGCCGATAACACCGTATCTATCGCATATTACGACGCTAATAACCAAGACCTAAAATACGCGACTACCAGCCAGGAAACTCTGCCTGAAGTAACGGTTCCAACCGCGCCTAGCCCGCCAAGCAGCTTGACTGCAACGGTCGTATCTTCTTTCCGCATAGATATTAACTGGACGGATAACGCCAACAACGAAACAGGATTTACACTGGAACGCAAGATCGGTGCGGGCGGTACCTATCAGGCTATCGCAACGCCCGGAGTGGACACCGTAACTTACGCCGACAGCAGTTTAACCGAGGGAACCAGGTATTATTACCGTATTAAAGCACTTAACAGCGTGGGCTCCAGCAGTTATTCAGCAGAGACCAATGCACTGACCATTCTTAATTCACCTTCCAATCTGCAGGCAACGGTTATCTCCTCAACACGGATTGCCCTTGCCTGGGCAGATAATTCAGGAGGGGAAACCGGATATAAGATCGAACGCAAGACCGGTGCCGGCGGCACATACGGGCAAATCACATCGGTCGGGGCTAACGTCATGGCGTATTCGGATAACAGCGTGGTGGACGGCGAAATTTATTATTACCGCGTGAGGGCTTATAACGCCGACGGCAACAGCATTTATTCTGGTGAAACCAATTCACCCGTTTCGCTTAACGCGCCAACTGCTTTAACGGCCAGCACTATTTCGGCAACACAAATAAACCTCAGCTGGAACGATAATTCCAAGAACGAAACAGGTTATAAGATTGAGCGTAAAATCGGCACGGGCGGAATTTATGCATTGATTACAACCACCATGGCAAGCGTTATTTCTTATTCCAATACGGCACTGGTGGACGGGACGGTTTATTATTACAAAATCAAGGCCACTAATGCCAACGGCGACAGCTCTTATTCCGGAGAAGCCAACACGGCTACCATACTCGCCCAGCCGACAGGCCTGACCGCTGTGGCTGTTTCTGCCACGCAGATTAATCTCGGCTGGTCGGATAATTCCAATAGTGAACTGAACTACAAGATTGAACGCAAGACCGGTGCCGGCGGCACATACGGCGAAATCGCTTCGGTCGGGGCCGATATTACATCTTACCCTGATAGCGGCTTGACTGAAGGAACTCTTTATTTTTACAGGGTAAAAACATCCAACGCCCTTGGAGATTCGGCTTATTCGGGAGAAGTTTCTGCTTTGAGCACTATGGGACCGCCTTCCCTGCTCCAGGCAACGGTTATCTCTTCAACACGGATTAACCTTACCTGGAACGATAATACCAATACCGAAACAGGTTATAAAGTGGAACGCAAAACCGGAGCGCTCGGCGCTTACGGAGAAATCACCTCTCTCGGTGTTGACACCGAAGCATACCAGGATAATACCGTGGTGGATGGCGCGACTTATTACTACCGCGTGCGCGCTTATAACGCCGACGGTGAGAGCTCCTATTCCAACGAAGCCAGCCCGGCTATCCCGCTCAACGCCCCGACCGTTTTAACCGCCAACACAACCTCGTCTACCCAGATAAATTTGGGGTGGACGGATAATTCCCTGAATGAAACTAATTTTAAGGTCGAACGCAAGACCGGTGCGGGCGGCACTTACGGCGAAATTGTTTCTCTCGGAGCTAACACCACGTCCTACCCGAATATCGGCCTGGTAGACGGAACACTTTATTATTACAAAGTCAAAGCAACTAACGCCAGCGGCGAGAGTTCCTATTCCAACGAGGCGTTTGCGGTCACCGTTCTTAACCCGCCGACATCTTTACAGGGCAATGCCGTATCTTATTCCCAGGTCAATCTCAACTGGAACGACAACTCCGGCAGCGAAACCGGCTATAAGATCGAACGCAAGGCCGGGGCAGGCGGCACTTATAACCAAATAACCACCACTAACGCCAACGCTACTTCATATCCCGACACAGGCTTGACGGACGGGATTACCTATTATTACAAAGCCCGGGCAACCAATACCAATACCGACAGCGTTTATTGCGATGAAATCAGCGTGGCTATGCTTCTTTCTCCGCCGACCGGATTAAGCGCGACAGCCGCCTCGGCAACACAAATCAATATCGGCTGGCTCGATAATTCAAACAGTGAAACGAGCTACAAGATTGAGCGTAAAACCGGCGCGGGCGGCGCTTATGAAGAAGTCGCTTCGGTCGGGGCCAATATCACCTCTTATCCTGATACGGGTTTGACAGAAGGAACGCTTTATTACTACCGCGTCCGGGCTTCCAATGCCATAGGCAACAGCGCTTATTCAGGCGAAGCCAATGCCACCACTCCACTCAATCCGCCGACCGCTTTAACTACCACGGTTCTTTCTTCATCGCAGGTAAGATTGAACTGGGAAGATAATTCAAATAGCGAACTAGGATATAAGATAGAGCGTAAAACCGGCCTAGGCGGCATTTACGGCGATATCGGATTGGCCTCTATTGACATTACTGTCTTTACCAATACCGGAACGTCGCCGGAAACCATTTATTATTACCGCATCAAGGCTTATAACGCCAATACGGAAAGCAACTACAGCAACGAAGTCAGCGCGGCGACATCACTCGGCACGCCGACCGGGTTGGCAACGACCCCGCTTTCGCAAACCAGCATACGAATTAACTGGTCGGATAATTCCGATAACGAAAGCGAATACTGGATTGAACGTTCGTCTACCGGAGGAGGAATCAACTTCAGCCAAATTGCTACTGTTACGGCAAGCACCAGTATCTATAATGATACCGGACTTACCGCAAACACCACTTATTATTACCGTGTCAGGGGTTATAGCGTAGTTTTCGGAATCAGCGCTTATTCCGGTGAGGCATCCGGAACGACATGGGATAACCCGCCAGCGGCCCCGACAAACCTGATTGCTAAAGGACAGGCATTACAAATCGTTATCACCTGGACGGATAACGCCAATAATGAAACAGGATTCAAAATAGAACGCGGACCGGACGGAACAAACTTTAACCAGATTGATACGACCGGCGCAAATATTACTGCTTATACTGACGCTCCTCTTGCGCTTTTCACCACCTATTATTACCGGGTCCGTTCATATAATATCGGAGGGAACAGCACCTATTCCAATGTCATTTCCGCCACAACGAAAGCCGGTTATCTGGGCACCGGGGCGGACGGGGCGCTTAATGTCCCTGCCGGAAACACATTTAATATAAACACCCAGACTAACGGTGTAAACGGACGTGCCCAGCCTGATGGGTGGTGCTCGCGTATTTCTTCTCTTACCGCCAATACGGCTGTTTTAAATACCGTCCCGCCTGTCGGAACGTTTGTTGCTAACGATGAGGTTATCATTATCTCGGTGAAAGGAACAGTTTCTTCCACCAATATCGGCAATTACGAATTTATGCGCGTCCAATCAGTTGCCGGTAATGTTATTACATTCGATGATAATAAAATCAAATTCTATGGTGAAACTGCCGGGCAGGATAACAATCTCGCTACCTCGCAATATGTTATGCTCCAGAGGGTGCCTAATTACACCAATGTCACGGTTAATTGGACCGGCACATTAACCTGTGAAAACTGGAATGGCATAACCGGCGGAGTGGTGGCGTTCAGGGCAAACGGAACTGTGTCGGTTGGCTCAACAAGGGTTCCGGTTCAACCAAATATAACGGCATCAATTACGGCTTCCGGCAAAGGTCATCGCGGCGGAACAGGCACTGATTATGATAGTGATGCTCCGGCTGGAGAAACCTATTGCGGGGGGCTATATAATTCAGGAGGCAATGCTAATGGAGGTGTAATTGTAACTCCTGCTCCAGGAGGCGGTGGAGGCGGTGGTGGTGCCACAACTTGGGAGGGCGACGGAGCCCGTGCATCTAACGGAACCACTGGTCCGGCAGGTGGAGGTGGCGGTGCCGCTTATACCTCTTGGGGAGCTTGGCCTGATCCATCATTTGGAGGAGGCGGAGGCGGGGGTGGTTATGGATCTGTCGGATTAGGCGGGTTGGGATTTGCTGCCGGTTCTGATGGAGCGGGAGTAACCGGAGGGAATGGGGGCAGCTCAGACCTACAATCATGGATAACCGATGGCGGAGGCGGTGGCGGCGGCGGAACTTACGGTAATTCAGCCCAATTAAACAGCAAAATTTATTTTGGCGCTGGCGGCGGGGCCGGAGGAGGTGCGGGTGACGCTGATACAGATACTTCTCTCAATGGCGGTTCAGGCGGCAAAGGCGGCGGGTTTGTTTATATCACCGCCAACACTCTCAATGTTTTCTATAATTTTGACGGGGCTAATTCTGATTCTGGTTATATAATCGCTAATGGCGGCGATGGCGAATCAGTCGATTTTCTTAACTTCTCAACTCCCGGTGGCGGCGGCGGTGGAGCAGGTGGCTCGGTTGTCATTAAAGCTAATTCTATAATCAATCAACATGCCAATGGAATTACAGCAAAACCGGGGGCAGGCGGCACGAGTAATGGCGGATATAATGGAAGTAACGGCGGTGGCGGCAGGACTTATGCTGAGTATAATATTGCGCCGGCTAATCTACCCACTCCCAATTATGCATTCGGTGGTGCTCCTCAGAACTAACCTTTAAGATTTGGCTTTCCCGTCAAAAATTTTCTTTTCTTCTCCTGTCAGGTAATCCACAAAAAGAACGCCGTTGAGATGGTCTGTTTCGTGCTGAATCACGCGGGAAAGATTTTCCTGTATGTTTTTGTCTTCGCTAACCGGAACCAAGCCGGTATCTATCTCTATCTTTTGCCCGTCCAGGTTAAGGGCTTCGCATAAGATTCGTTTATGGCGCGGAACCTTTGCGCTAAATCCCGGAACGCTCAAACACCCTTCTTCTTCGCAAAGCTTGCCTGACTTTTTGGTTATCTTAGGATTAACCAAAACCAGCTCGCCCTCGGGCTTTTTGGAAAGGTTTATCACGACCATTCTTAAAGGTCTCCCGACCTGGGTGGCGGCAAGCCCTATCCCGTTTTCCTTATACATCAAATCCAGCATTTTCCTGGCAAGCTGTTTCAAGTCCTTATTGATTTCTTTGACATCCTGCGCTTTCCTGCGCAGTTTGTGGTCGGGATATTTTAATATAGTGAGTTTCATCTCATTTCCTTGGGGATTATTTTACTAAACTCTTATTGTTTTGCCAATAAAATTTTTATTATATATAATAGCTCCATGAAAGAACTTGCCTATATCAAATGGGTTCAAAGGCAATTGAAATCATCCCCCGAAATAACCATTCCTTCAGGCGATGATTGCGCCGGAATAAAAATTGACGGGAACAAAACTGCCTTAATTACTACCGATGTAGTTGTCGAAGGGATTGATTTCCGTCTCGGGACAACCGGGGCAACAGCTTTTAAGGTTGGTTATAAGGCGCTGGCTGTTTCGATTTCTGATATCGCGGCCATGGGCGGCGCGGATAAGCTTTATGCAGTCGCCACCATGGCCCTGCGCAAAGAATTAAGCAACCGCTTTGCCAAAGAGTTATTCCACGGGATGAAAACACTTGCCCGGAAGTTTAATATACCTATCATCGGCGGAGATATTTCTTCCGTAAAAGGGCCAATCAGCATAAGTACCACCCTATTAGGAATAGCCAAGAGCAAGAATATCCTAAAGCGCGCGGGCGCCAAGGAAAATGATGCCATTATGGTAACCGGAAAACTAGGCGGCTCGATTCTTGGAAAGCACCTTGGCTTTATTCCCCGCCTGGATGAGTCGCGCATCCTTAAAAACAATTATCGCATCAATTCCATGATAGATTTAAGCGACGGATTATTAATGGATTTGGATCATATCCTTAATCCAAGCGGAAAAAGCGCGATATTGTGGGAAAATAATATCCCGATATCGGATGATGCGCGTAAATTAAGCAGGAAAGATAAAACTCCCCCTCTCCACCACGCCTTAACAGATGGAGAGGATTTTGAATTGCTGTTTACTCTGCCGATAAACGAGGCTTACAAAATAGCCAAAGATAATCCTTTAAAAGCACCGGTTTCCTTTATCGGTATTATATGCAAGGGCAAAGGAATCAATTTATTGACCGAACAGGGCAAAATAAAGAAACTTATCCCCAAAGGATATGAACACTGGTAATATGGAACAAACAAAGCAACCTCAACGAAAACTAATGCGGTTAAAACATTATGATTATTCTCAAGCTGGTGGGTATTTTGTAACAATATGCGCACAGAACAGACAGATGATATTAGAACCGGACGAAATACAAAAAGTCATCCAACAATATTGGGACAAATTACCGGAGAAATACGCAGAGGTTGAAGCCGACCAATTCATCATTATGCCTAATCATATTCATGGCATTCTATTCATTGTAGGGGCGGTTCACGAACCGCCTAAATATAATAAGGCAATTCATGAATTGCCCCTACAGCAACGCCGCCAAATGGTCTTGCCTAAAATCATCGGTTATTTCAAAATGAATACGGCAAAACATATTAACAGAATCAGAAACACGCCCGGTTTTCCTCTATGGCAACGGAATTATTACGAGCATATCATTCGCAATGAAAACGAATTAACGAGAATTCGTGAATATATCATCAATAACCCGCTGAAATGGCACTTTGACAGGGAGAATCCTGAGCGGGTGTCCAACAAGCAGTATGAAGAAGGCTTGAAATGGTTAGAAGGAAACTAATCTCTAACAGCGTCAAAGAAACCGTGGCTTTTGGGGCGCGCCTCGGTAAAAAACTCAAAGCCGGGGATATTGTGGCGCTTTCCGGCATTTTCGGCGC
This is a stretch of genomic DNA from Planctomycetota bacterium. It encodes these proteins:
- a CDS encoding PilZ domain-containing protein, translated to MEDKPLEQDEHRNFKRYSIDGLAVRSEEKHVLGLFKTTPKKHMVLDISKGGIHFISREKFKMAQEFSLEITGKLLKDAPIKAQGKIIRIKEFPGMTAFAIGAEFTAMDDENKERLKMLIKSAAKAKGEISSYIDINATQK
- a CDS encoding WYL domain-containing protein; translation: MAAMEFISFDLETTGLYPIRDRIIEIGAVRFSGNKILGKLETFVNPGMPIPPELTANVHGITDEMVANAPGERDAVENFLKFIGTTPLIAHNITFDIGFVSAVVCQHKIKTPRNILIDSCELSRSYIKGVANHKLSTLAEYLQIKEPTAHRAMADSLVVMRLFLACLKQMPPDITPEGIAQHIGQLISFGDYIFGDVELFPEQQVLDEAAKGNLDVEIEYKNNNGDLSRRWLSPYTLFTFKGRPYLVAYCHQSAEMRQFRIDRIVNVYGKRPTRQGR
- a CDS encoding glucose-6-phosphate isomerase, encoding MMHIDFKNIKSNIVGPNNGLSDSELNAYINGYQHIIRDNEIEQRNGKLKFLDLPKQNVSEIEKLAKKYAGKFENFVVLGIGGSALGARALQTALCPPFYNLLSAKSRGNRPRLFILDNVDPDETNALLKLLDLKKTLFNVISKSGKTPETTAGFLLALDILKKAFGKKYREHLIITTDKDKGILRKFANDENIISFEVPNGVEGRYSVLSAVGLVPAAFVGINISKLLKGARNMAEACRKTSPQGNQAYLTALVNWLMDTKKGKNMLVMMPYSYALKDIADWFRQLWAESLGKKVDLQGKNVFTGPTPINALGVTDQHSQIQLYNEGPNNKLVVFLEVEKFRSTVKIPKIFKDPDMDFIQGKSFNKLINAEKKGTEIALTESKRPNYTIKLPNVSEETVGGLIYFWELVTAYSGKLYNVNAFNQPGVEAGKIATRELLTRK
- a CDS encoding tryptophanase; translation: MLLPPFKIKSVEPISTTTREHRIKKIKAIGYNPFLLPAQDVVIDLLTDSGTGAMSDRQWAGIMAGDESYAGSVNFQHMAAAVKDIMGFPYTLPTHQGRGAEKVLDRAIVRKGQTIPGNMHFDTTKAHIEDAGGRAVDCTIDAIYNPYSTYPFKGNLDLKKLEAAIKPNPGNVAYVLITVTCNSGGGQPVSLKNIREVAQIARKYKCKLFIDAARFAENAYFIKQREQGHQNKSIGQIVREMFSYADGCTMSAKKDAIVNMGGFIGVRDKALYQKLVPLGVLLEGFPTYGGMNGRDMEALAIGLYEGTEEEYLRYRTGQVAYLGGEMKKAGIPVVVPFGGHAIYIDAKKFLPHIKRENFPGHALTIELYIEGGIRAVEIGALLAGRDPDTKENIFPELELVRLAIPRRVYMKEHLDYVIECAKNIWKRRKKIKGVTFKFESPIMRHFQSTFKRL
- a CDS encoding acetyl-CoA C-acetyltransferase, giving the protein MNRKVVITHAKRTPIGKFLGMFSETTAVDLGVSVTKSLFKESGLKPDKVDELIFGNARQAGNRPNPGRQIAYFSGMPQEKPGYTVNKACGSSLKSIVLAYQSITLGDADIIVAGGTENMTMVPFMLPKFRAGYRLGNDKVVDGMYHDGLLCPLCNLVMGATAENLVVQYKVSREEQDKYALASQHKCEKAIKGNRFKEEIAPVEIKTKKGTILAEKDENPREGATLESLAKLKPVFKKEEEGGTVHPGNACGIADSAAAVLVMAEDVANKLGFKPMAYINGYVSVGVDPAYMGIAPVSAIKKLEAKTGEKLNDFDLIELNEAFAAQVIAADRELKLPMDIVNVNGGSIALGHPIGATGCRFVVTLLHEMQKRNAKKGLATLCMSGGMGMAVSFTRK